From one Planctomicrobium piriforme genomic stretch:
- a CDS encoding DUF1549 domain-containing protein: MRRHGQHRNIIRSLLAVSTAAVILLFSAGNEHPLFAADAAAKPVDPPNPAQVQIDQYQEQVRSGQVEPLIQACTQAIAANPKNFVAYIGRGMGLNAQNKYDEAAKDFDQALKVEGQSPAAVTTRGQAYMHRSYALNQQGKFLEAIDSAYFSLLEKADNAQAHHYRAMAYIGWNKLDKSIASCNRALDADPKFAEALSTRGYVYGLKGDYNKNFEDQEKALAIDPKLAVALQRRAAANMAKGKADLAAKDIEEAIRINPNSADAYCDRAIMNGMVRNYTQALADVEQAIKADPNSARARVQYAQAMQSMKKPDEALKSLTEAIRINPNLVEALNLRGTLYLESKQSDKALEDFNKAIATDPKSLASYQGRAKAYRQLKKMDEATADLAKIRELQPPPTTKNAKKSEEDEAPPSFQVTSKGVDPARRAKALDAAKQIDTLVEANYKKHKIEPNPLTNDSQFVRRIYLDITGTIPTYSQTKKFLLSKDADKRANLIDELLKSDGYASHNFNYWADVLRYTDRLSEDVRGEPYRQWIKQSLAENKPWDKFVSELVTAEGLIWQNPATGYAQRDANMPLDSMNNTVRIFLGTRIGCAQCHNHPFDRWTQKEFYEMAAFTFGTAASTNGGDKRFWQTNPTDRLHEEFAEIEQEEEERRANYYKFDAIIRVNMRIVNNQSNKQIQLPKDYAYDDAKPSTVVPPKTIFGKPAVIKPGETRQQAFSRWLTDKENPRFARTIANRLWKQSFGVGQIEPVDDMTDHTEAENPPLMNFLEEQMKDLNFDMKEYLRIVYNTQTYQRQACFEEVPVGAVYHFPGPLLRRMSAEQVWDSFLTLTLADPSEYREMSAEVRSQVVGADLAKISAESLLAAEKEQYSVDYKNSKWQDKHKYKGVLLARASELPSPIPANHFLRTFGQSDRQQIASSSTTGSVPQVLFMFNGPVSHMLLEKNSTIYNNVMSKKTIPDRVSAIFMTVLNREPDAEDLALSEQEIKVNDLPGYGNVIWSLVNTREFLFIQ, translated from the coding sequence ATGCGTCGACACGGTCAGCACCGCAACATCATTCGCTCCCTTCTCGCCGTCTCGACGGCAGCCGTGATTTTGCTGTTTTCCGCAGGGAACGAACATCCACTCTTCGCGGCGGATGCCGCCGCCAAACCGGTGGACCCGCCCAATCCGGCCCAGGTGCAGATCGATCAGTACCAGGAGCAGGTTCGCTCGGGTCAGGTGGAACCGCTCATTCAGGCTTGCACGCAGGCGATTGCCGCAAATCCGAAGAATTTCGTGGCGTACATCGGTCGCGGGATGGGTCTGAATGCTCAAAACAAGTACGACGAAGCCGCCAAGGATTTCGATCAGGCGCTGAAGGTCGAAGGCCAGTCCCCCGCTGCGGTGACGACGCGCGGCCAGGCTTACATGCACCGCTCGTATGCCCTGAATCAACAGGGGAAGTTTCTCGAAGCGATCGACAGTGCGTATTTCTCGCTCCTCGAAAAAGCCGACAATGCCCAGGCACATCACTACCGCGCGATGGCCTACATCGGCTGGAACAAACTCGACAAGTCCATCGCCAGTTGCAATCGAGCGCTCGATGCAGATCCGAAGTTTGCTGAAGCCCTCAGTACCCGCGGCTATGTTTACGGGTTGAAGGGGGACTACAACAAGAACTTCGAAGATCAGGAGAAGGCACTGGCCATCGATCCGAAGCTGGCAGTCGCCTTGCAGCGGCGCGCAGCAGCGAACATGGCCAAGGGCAAGGCCGATCTGGCCGCCAAAGACATTGAAGAAGCGATTCGTATCAATCCGAATTCGGCTGACGCCTACTGCGACCGAGCCATCATGAACGGTATGGTTCGCAATTACACTCAAGCCCTGGCGGATGTCGAGCAAGCGATCAAGGCCGACCCCAACTCAGCCCGGGCACGCGTGCAGTACGCACAGGCGATGCAGTCCATGAAGAAGCCGGACGAGGCTTTGAAATCGCTGACCGAGGCCATTCGCATCAATCCAAATCTGGTCGAGGCGCTGAATCTTCGCGGGACTCTCTATCTCGAATCGAAGCAATCCGACAAAGCACTCGAGGATTTCAACAAGGCGATCGCGACTGATCCGAAATCCCTGGCGTCGTATCAAGGGCGGGCCAAGGCCTATCGTCAGCTCAAGAAGATGGATGAAGCAACTGCCGATCTCGCGAAGATCCGAGAACTGCAACCTCCTCCGACGACCAAGAACGCCAAGAAGAGCGAAGAAGACGAGGCCCCTCCCTCGTTTCAAGTGACTTCCAAGGGAGTCGATCCCGCTCGCCGGGCCAAGGCGCTCGATGCCGCGAAGCAGATCGACACGCTGGTGGAAGCGAATTACAAGAAGCACAAGATTGAGCCCAATCCGCTGACCAACGACTCCCAGTTCGTCCGCCGGATCTATCTCGACATCACAGGCACCATTCCGACTTATTCTCAGACCAAAAAGTTCCTGCTCAGCAAAGACGCCGACAAGCGCGCAAACCTGATCGATGAACTGCTGAAAAGCGACGGCTATGCCAGCCACAACTTCAACTATTGGGCTGATGTGCTGCGGTATACCGATCGCCTGAGCGAAGACGTGCGCGGGGAACCGTATCGGCAGTGGATCAAGCAGTCGCTGGCCGAGAACAAGCCCTGGGACAAATTCGTCTCCGAACTGGTCACGGCCGAAGGACTCATCTGGCAGAACCCCGCGACGGGTTACGCACAGCGGGATGCCAACATGCCGCTGGACAGCATGAATAACACCGTCCGCATTTTCCTCGGAACGCGGATCGGCTGTGCACAATGTCACAACCACCCGTTTGATCGCTGGACGCAAAAAGAGTTCTACGAGATGGCGGCCTTTACTTTCGGGACCGCTGCCTCGACCAATGGCGGTGACAAGCGGTTCTGGCAGACAAACCCGACCGATCGCCTGCACGAAGAATTCGCCGAGATCGAACAGGAAGAAGAAGAGCGTCGTGCCAACTACTACAAGTTCGACGCCATCATTCGCGTGAACATGCGGATCGTGAACAATCAGTCGAACAAGCAGATTCAGTTGCCGAAGGACTACGCCTACGACGACGCCAAACCCAGCACCGTCGTCCCCCCGAAAACGATCTTCGGAAAGCCGGCGGTCATCAAGCCCGGCGAGACCCGGCAGCAAGCCTTCTCGCGCTGGCTCACCGACAAAGAGAATCCCCGCTTCGCACGGACCATTGCCAATCGGTTGTGGAAACAGTCGTTCGGAGTTGGGCAGATCGAACCTGTCGATGACATGACCGATCACACCGAAGCGGAGAATCCACCGCTCATGAACTTCCTCGAAGAACAGATGAAGGATCTGAACTTCGACATGAAGGAGTATCTGCGGATTGTCTACAACACGCAGACGTATCAGCGTCAGGCATGCTTTGAAGAAGTGCCGGTGGGGGCCGTTTATCACTTCCCCGGCCCGCTGCTTAGGAGAATGTCGGCCGAGCAGGTCTGGGATTCGTTCCTGACCTTGACGCTGGCTGACCCCAGTGAATACCGCGAAATGTCTGCCGAAGTACGAAGCCAGGTGGTCGGCGCGGATCTGGCCAAAATCTCTGCCGAGAGCCTACTGGCCGCTGAAAAAGAGCAGTACAGCGTCGACTACAAGAATTCGAAGTGGCAGGACAAGCACAAGTACAAAGGGGTGTTGCTGGCCCGAGCATCCGAGCTTCCGTCCCCCATTCCGGCAAATCACTTCTTGCGAACGTTCGGGCAATCCGATCGTCAGCAGATTGCCTCATCGTCCACAACCGGTTCTGTTCCGCAGGTACTCTTCATGTTCAACGGCCCTGTGTCGCACATGCTGTTGGAAAAGAACTCGACCATTTACAACAACGTCATGTCGAAGAAAACCATCCCTGACAGGGTGAGTGCGATCTTCATGACCGTCCTGAACCGGGAACCGGACGCGGAGGATCTCGCATTGTCTGAGCAGGAGATCAAGGTGAACGACCTGCCGGGCTACGGCAACGTCATCTGGTCCCTCGTCAATACCCGCGAGTTTCTGTTCATCCAATAG
- a CDS encoding DUF1501 domain-containing protein: MSRHEFSKVAEVDRRSFIEYAARTMLGVTLLPELGRAVLAAEEAKTAAKPKRLIYLFMSGAMTHLDTFDLKPGHENQGPTRGIATSVPGCQISQHLPTLATSFDKLAVIRSMNTKTADHEAGEYLMRTSYEQIATERHPSLGPWIQRLHGRQNKTLPDTVLIGASAQHPAAGFLDPTFSPLPIGDPNRGLENTTTPGYLTESSFDKRIDLIDSFDKKFRDKYPVRKVKTYTDFYSEAIALLKSGELEAFDLKKETDADRDRYGRDPFGQGCLLARRLIENNVRCVEVTCGGWDMHANIYNGTGLPNRAGVLDRAMGNLIKDLSDRGLLDETLVVLTTEFGRSPQINYNGGRDHHPAAFSSVLAGAGVKGGQFYGKSDKGGVGVEADGVEPADLNATVAQVLGLPLETVITSPTGRPFKVAHDGKPIKKLIS, encoded by the coding sequence ATGTCACGTCACGAGTTTTCGAAAGTTGCTGAAGTCGATCGCCGGTCCTTCATCGAGTATGCGGCCCGAACCATGCTGGGCGTGACGCTCCTGCCGGAACTGGGGAGGGCCGTGCTGGCGGCGGAAGAGGCGAAGACCGCCGCGAAGCCGAAGCGTTTGATTTATCTGTTCATGAGTGGTGCGATGACGCACCTGGATACGTTCGACCTGAAACCAGGTCACGAAAACCAGGGTCCGACTCGAGGGATTGCCACGTCTGTGCCAGGCTGCCAGATCAGCCAGCACCTGCCGACGCTGGCGACCTCGTTCGACAAGCTGGCCGTCATCCGCTCCATGAACACGAAAACGGCGGATCACGAAGCCGGTGAATATCTGATGCGGACCAGCTACGAACAGATTGCCACCGAACGTCATCCCTCGCTTGGACCCTGGATTCAACGTCTACACGGTCGGCAGAACAAGACCCTGCCCGATACAGTCCTCATCGGCGCGTCTGCCCAGCATCCCGCGGCCGGATTTCTGGACCCCACTTTCAGCCCGTTGCCGATCGGCGATCCGAATCGCGGTCTCGAGAACACCACAACTCCGGGCTATCTCACGGAATCGTCGTTCGACAAGCGGATTGATCTGATCGACAGCTTCGACAAGAAATTCCGCGACAAGTACCCGGTTCGCAAAGTCAAAACGTATACCGACTTCTACTCCGAAGCGATTGCCCTGCTCAAAAGCGGCGAACTCGAAGCGTTCGATCTGAAGAAGGAAACCGACGCGGATCGAGACCGTTATGGCCGCGATCCGTTTGGACAGGGCTGTCTCCTCGCACGTCGGCTGATCGAGAACAATGTCCGCTGCGTCGAAGTCACCTGCGGCGGCTGGGACATGCACGCCAACATCTACAACGGCACCGGGCTGCCGAACCGTGCCGGAGTTCTTGACCGTGCGATGGGGAATCTGATCAAGGACTTGTCCGATCGCGGGCTCCTCGACGAAACACTGGTCGTCCTGACGACAGAATTCGGACGCTCCCCGCAGATCAATTACAACGGCGGTCGCGACCACCATCCTGCGGCCTTCTCCTCCGTTCTGGCCGGGGCCGGCGTCAAGGGCGGTCAGTTCTATGGAAAATCGGATAAAGGGGGAGTCGGCGTTGAAGCCGACGGCGTCGAACCTGCGGACCTCAACGCCACTGTGGCGCAGGTGCTGGGATTGCCGCTGGAGACCGTCATCACCTCGCCGACAGGTCGCCCCTTCAAAGTCGCTCACGACGGCAAGCCCATCAAGAAGCTGATTTCGTAG
- a CDS encoding DUF1559 domain-containing protein — MLRMPLSGRSRPATRAGFTLIELLVVIAIIGLLVAMLMPAVQRAREAARRNSCLNNMRQLGLAAQNYLSTHRVFPSGWCIDIQNYQCDMVLQPTPFSQPITVPATNVGTGASSTGTPGQVTNSLTFITDWVLGGYWNWQALMLPQMEQSNIAINFDRTKTDYIGTGSPNVIDSNWEYIQVPIAAYVCPSASLPTARPGNLGYSNYRGNMGAWRGRDYVTYRGSPNNGIFFENSGISDRDITDGMSNTLLFGESPFGFWGDLYGSVARARDDYYGFNKYWTGPANCSITSPTGTPQIYFFGFGSFHTDNVNFCLADGSARGIANNIDQTLFWSLCTRNGTEVIGQDF; from the coding sequence ATGCTGCGAATGCCATTATCGGGCCGATCAAGACCTGCAACTCGTGCCGGATTTACCCTCATCGAATTGCTCGTGGTGATCGCCATTATCGGTCTGCTGGTGGCAATGCTGATGCCTGCTGTGCAACGTGCACGCGAAGCTGCTCGTCGCAACTCCTGTTTGAACAACATGCGGCAACTGGGTCTGGCAGCACAAAACTATCTGAGCACACATCGGGTCTTCCCGTCAGGCTGGTGCATAGACATTCAGAACTATCAATGCGACATGGTGCTGCAGCCGACGCCATTTTCGCAGCCGATCACCGTGCCGGCCACAAATGTCGGGACGGGGGCTTCGTCCACCGGAACTCCGGGTCAGGTCACGAACAGTCTGACCTTTATCACGGACTGGGTGCTGGGCGGCTACTGGAACTGGCAAGCCCTCATGCTCCCGCAGATGGAACAAAGCAACATCGCCATCAACTTCGACAGAACGAAAACGGACTACATCGGCACAGGCTCACCCAACGTCATTGACAGCAACTGGGAATACATCCAGGTTCCAATTGCGGCATACGTTTGCCCCAGTGCTTCGCTTCCCACAGCCCGACCAGGGAATCTTGGTTACTCGAACTACCGTGGAAACATGGGAGCATGGCGGGGCAGGGATTATGTCACTTACCGTGGGTCGCCGAATAACGGCATCTTCTTCGAGAACAGCGGGATTAGTGATCGCGACATCACCGACGGGATGTCGAACACGCTGCTCTTCGGTGAGTCGCCCTTCGGGTTTTGGGGTGATCTCTACGGCAGCGTGGCGCGAGCACGCGATGACTATTACGGATTCAACAAATACTGGACTGGTCCTGCGAACTGTTCGATTACCTCTCCGACAGGCACGCCTCAGATTTATTTCTTCGGCTTCGGCAGCTTCCACACCGACAACGTCAACTTCTGCCTGGCGGACGGGTCGGCTAGAGGAATTGCAAACAACATCGACCAGACCCTGTTCTGGTCGCTTTGCACGCGAAATGGCACCGAAGTGATTGGCCAGGACTTCTAA
- a CDS encoding carboxypeptidase regulatory-like domain-containing protein has product MVDAIRMLGVIFARRTTHAYVECLRWGRLRRPLRPPLAIVFSLGIALMRATAFMPAAHAQQGNAAAPSTTIMAESAASSHVVTGRCVDSSSRVPLAGISVRLFRMQGQTSHPEEIARTITDADGRYTFTVLTPPRPEGNLDRLRYDVVGISQDGQIGVNFLNHRDEEEIVEIRIARETSTLSGKVVDDQGRPIAGATVTPCFVYVHPAPAVFSAITDAEGRFQFDNLGIHKWSNGVVAPTRFGVLHPDYPSISGNTPVPAEIVVTLPTGCVVTGAVKDATTGMPAVGAELTARQVDEGRTSSATTDQNGHFRLVIPEGHYDFFVEAHQRVCIAETDRECLAGQKIELPQFTLIEGGFISGQVVNSVTGQPMSLNEQGKPIALGLFGPSYPAGSVISPAWMAIVDDAGRFTLRAAPGENFPYFVNCQGTRMPWETMRQPPVFVRAGETTHYNMLITPEVQPQQKLELARKLIDTLPQNPTDRTAQIILEFRKLNHTVDETEVLCSLMRELVMIGPTAVPQLCAELDQTQENRMLRRLAFALRAIKDPSAVPALIRAIPKALLPSSSDYGLIVVDGELTKFMQKHDLDGSGGQYFGLGRPVREIFGALHSLTGQKFDDIQASCVSLSQDPRRQVLQQRLYARKAQRWQAWWEANWQTFTKDAAYQLVNLQLGDEPLPPPPQNLESAARIHATITGIVLSPASSEGQHVTHFYDLDTGYEPRWPEAIPKDEAQIDPQALEKWAAESGADLMCVTQRLADGSETFVLRSLGMTVREIELRDLRNLKKQVGERSLPQGRPVGELLMHYDAAQQKLIADAEAAFIYTTREGNMGVIETTDRVTRTEDLTGLAVSAPRGVGFHKGVRFNLMEIVP; this is encoded by the coding sequence ATGGTCGACGCCATAAGAATGCTCGGCGTGATCTTTGCGAGGCGGACCACGCATGCCTACGTCGAGTGTCTGAGATGGGGGCGTTTACGAAGACCGTTGCGTCCGCCGCTGGCGATTGTCTTCTCTCTGGGGATCGCATTGATGCGAGCAACGGCCTTTATGCCGGCGGCACATGCGCAACAGGGCAATGCAGCCGCGCCTTCGACAACGATCATGGCGGAGTCCGCGGCAAGTTCACATGTCGTGACTGGACGTTGCGTCGACAGTTCAAGTCGCGTTCCACTGGCTGGAATTTCCGTGCGACTCTTCCGTATGCAGGGACAAACGTCGCATCCAGAGGAAATCGCCAGAACGATCACAGACGCCGACGGTCGTTATACATTCACAGTTCTCACGCCGCCGCGTCCGGAAGGAAATCTTGACCGTCTGAGGTATGACGTCGTCGGCATTTCTCAGGATGGTCAAATTGGCGTCAATTTTCTCAATCATCGCGATGAAGAAGAGATCGTCGAAATCCGAATCGCTCGCGAGACCTCGACGCTCTCCGGCAAGGTCGTCGACGACCAAGGCCGGCCAATTGCAGGCGCCACAGTCACCCCTTGTTTTGTCTACGTTCACCCGGCTCCGGCTGTGTTCTCGGCCATCACGGATGCCGAGGGGCGATTTCAATTCGACAATCTGGGAATTCACAAGTGGTCAAACGGCGTCGTCGCTCCGACTCGATTCGGTGTGCTGCACCCTGATTATCCTTCGATTTCAGGAAACACGCCTGTGCCGGCGGAGATCGTCGTCACCCTGCCGACAGGTTGCGTCGTGACAGGGGCTGTGAAGGACGCGACCACGGGAATGCCGGCGGTGGGAGCGGAACTCACTGCCCGTCAGGTCGATGAGGGCAGAACGTCCTCTGCGACGACCGATCAAAACGGACATTTTCGTCTGGTGATCCCGGAAGGCCATTACGACTTTTTCGTCGAAGCGCATCAGCGCGTTTGCATCGCCGAGACCGACCGCGAATGCCTGGCGGGACAAAAGATTGAGTTACCGCAATTTACACTGATCGAGGGAGGTTTCATTTCAGGACAGGTCGTCAATTCCGTCACTGGGCAACCGATGTCTCTCAATGAACAGGGAAAGCCGATCGCCCTCGGTCTGTTCGGTCCATCTTACCCCGCGGGATCCGTGATTTCCCCAGCCTGGATGGCAATCGTGGATGACGCCGGCCGGTTCACGTTGCGTGCAGCCCCGGGAGAAAACTTCCCCTACTTTGTGAACTGCCAAGGCACGCGTATGCCCTGGGAAACAATGCGACAGCCGCCGGTGTTTGTCAGAGCCGGCGAGACGACTCATTACAACATGCTCATTACTCCCGAGGTTCAGCCTCAACAAAAACTGGAGTTGGCTCGCAAGCTCATCGACACTTTGCCGCAGAATCCGACTGATCGAACAGCTCAGATCATTCTCGAATTCCGCAAGCTCAATCACACGGTCGATGAAACGGAGGTGTTGTGTTCACTGATGCGGGAACTGGTGATGATTGGCCCGACCGCCGTACCGCAGCTCTGTGCTGAACTCGATCAGACACAAGAGAATCGAATGCTCCGCCGCTTGGCGTTCGCACTGCGGGCCATCAAAGATCCCAGTGCCGTGCCAGCTCTCATCCGTGCGATTCCTAAGGCTTTACTTCCCTCCAGCAGCGACTACGGGTTGATTGTCGTAGACGGCGAATTGACGAAGTTCATGCAGAAGCACGATCTGGACGGCTCAGGAGGCCAGTATTTCGGGCTGGGAAGACCTGTCCGCGAGATTTTCGGCGCTCTCCATTCGTTGACTGGTCAGAAGTTCGACGACATCCAGGCATCTTGCGTGAGCCTCAGTCAAGATCCTCGGCGACAGGTTCTGCAACAGCGTCTCTACGCTCGGAAGGCACAGCGCTGGCAGGCATGGTGGGAAGCGAACTGGCAGACATTCACCAAAGACGCCGCCTATCAACTGGTGAACTTGCAACTGGGCGATGAACCGTTGCCGCCGCCCCCGCAGAACCTGGAATCTGCGGCCCGCATACATGCGACCATCACAGGCATTGTTTTGTCTCCGGCGAGCAGCGAGGGTCAACACGTCACGCATTTTTACGATCTCGATACGGGTTATGAACCCCGATGGCCCGAGGCGATTCCCAAGGACGAAGCCCAGATCGACCCGCAGGCACTGGAAAAATGGGCAGCCGAAAGCGGCGCTGACCTGATGTGCGTGACTCAGCGATTGGCTGACGGCTCTGAGACATTTGTATTGCGCTCATTAGGCATGACGGTCCGGGAAATCGAACTGCGAGACCTGCGAAATCTCAAAAAGCAGGTCGGTGAGAGATCCTTACCACAGGGCAGGCCGGTCGGAGAGTTGCTGATGCACTACGACGCCGCTCAGCAGAAACTGATCGCGGATGCGGAGGCGGCATTCATCTACACCACCCGTGAAGGAAACATGGGAGTGATTGAAACGACCGATCGGGTCACGCGGACTGAAGATCTCACCGGTCTCGCAGTAAGCGCCCCTCGTGGAGTCGGCTTCCACAAAGGGGTCCGGTTCAATCTCATGGAGATCGTTCCCTGA
- a CDS encoding slipin family protein gives MFLFKRYKIRSYEKGLLFRDDEFRGLVEEGTHWFFDPLDKVRVDVVSQRDPWLIHEKLDLIVKSGALKDRAVVLDLKDYERALVWIENRFSHVLPAGLYAYWTGQKDVRVEVVDARTVRFEHADLKVIARSPQAQRVLDVCTVNRDHVGVLFIDGRYVETLSAGLYAFWKGQSEAKVVEIDLRETLVDVGGQEIMTADKVTLRLNAVVTYKIVDARKAVSQTDDVRQALYRETQLVLRGVVGARELDAFLTDKDAVAKEIEDNVRRRAGELGLEIASVGIRDVILPGDMKDLMNKVTEARKASEANLISRREETAAMRSQANTAKLLADNPVLMRLRELEVLEKVAANGKLNIVMGEKGLADKVVNLL, from the coding sequence ATGTTTCTGTTCAAGCGTTACAAGATTCGCAGCTACGAAAAGGGATTGCTGTTCCGGGACGATGAGTTCCGCGGATTGGTCGAGGAAGGGACGCACTGGTTCTTTGACCCGTTGGACAAGGTCCGTGTGGACGTTGTCTCGCAGCGTGACCCGTGGCTGATCCATGAGAAGCTGGATTTGATCGTGAAGTCGGGTGCGCTCAAGGATCGCGCTGTGGTCCTGGACCTGAAGGATTACGAACGGGCACTGGTCTGGATCGAGAACCGGTTCAGTCATGTACTGCCCGCCGGTCTTTACGCCTACTGGACAGGCCAGAAGGACGTTCGGGTGGAAGTGGTCGACGCCCGCACTGTGCGGTTCGAGCATGCTGACCTGAAGGTGATCGCCCGATCGCCGCAGGCGCAGCGCGTGCTGGATGTCTGCACGGTCAATCGGGATCACGTCGGCGTGTTGTTCATCGACGGCCGGTATGTCGAGACGCTGTCTGCTGGTCTGTACGCCTTCTGGAAGGGACAGTCGGAGGCCAAGGTCGTCGAGATCGATCTGCGGGAGACGTTGGTCGATGTCGGCGGTCAGGAGATCATGACGGCTGACAAGGTCACGCTGCGGCTGAACGCCGTGGTGACCTATAAGATCGTCGACGCCCGCAAGGCTGTCAGCCAGACAGACGACGTGCGGCAGGCCCTGTACCGCGAAACGCAGCTTGTGCTGCGGGGCGTGGTCGGCGCCCGGGAACTCGATGCCTTCCTGACGGATAAGGATGCCGTGGCGAAGGAGATCGAGGACAACGTCCGTCGCCGGGCTGGTGAGTTGGGTCTGGAGATCGCTTCGGTGGGGATCCGCGATGTGATCCTGCCGGGCGACATGAAGGATCTGATGAACAAGGTGACGGAAGCCAGAAAGGCGTCCGAGGCCAACCTGATTTCGCGGCGCGAGGAAACGGCTGCCATGCGGTCACAGGCCAACACAGCCAAGCTGCTGGCGGACAACCCGGTGCTGATGCGCCTGCGCGAGCTGGAAGTTCTGGAGAAGGTTGCCGCGAACGGTAAGCTCAACATCGTCATGGGCGAGAAAGGGCTGGCCGACAAGGTGGTCAACCTGTTGTAA
- a CDS encoding nucleotidyl transferase AbiEii/AbiGii toxin family protein codes for MYQVDEFRDCLQRIASILQQFRLRYCLTGGAAFIAYGDPRTTQDVDLIVDVERLRECLPQLLSLLREEQFLLTEETVREAVRSQRKFQLIDLVSTFKFDLYPLELVEGLLDRAVEMEIMPNLHYPIASRPDLIASKVVGIGKGSHKSRRDVRWLMWGATDYEQALARQFIEGLGLTALLEVVLAEPDEIDA; via the coding sequence GTGTATCAAGTTGACGAATTTCGCGATTGCTTGCAGCGAATCGCTTCCATCCTGCAGCAGTTTCGCCTTCGTTATTGTTTGACGGGCGGTGCTGCATTCATCGCGTATGGCGATCCACGCACGACGCAGGACGTTGATTTAATCGTGGATGTGGAGCGGTTGCGGGAGTGCTTGCCGCAACTGCTCTCCTTGCTCCGGGAAGAACAGTTTTTGCTGACGGAAGAAACTGTCCGCGAGGCAGTCCGGTCTCAGCGTAAATTTCAACTGATTGATCTTGTCTCAACATTTAAGTTCGATTTGTATCCGCTCGAACTGGTTGAGGGCTTGTTGGATCGTGCCGTTGAAATGGAAATCATGCCCAACCTGCATTATCCGATTGCCTCCCGACCGGACCTGATCGCCTCCAAGGTGGTCGGGATCGGCAAGGGGAGTCATAAAAGTCGCCGCGATGTGCGATGGTTGATGTGGGGGGCCACCGATTATGAGCAGGCTCTCGCGCGCCAATTCATTGAAGGCCTCGGTCTGACAGCGTTGCTGGAAGTAGTCTTGGCCGAACCTGACGAGATCGACGCCTGA